Below is a genomic region from Rana temporaria chromosome 3, aRanTem1.1, whole genome shotgun sequence.
AGCTAGGATCTTACAAGTATGTATGTTTTTgccaagattttttttaacaaataacaaGATCATCTGACCACTGTGTATGGGCTGCAGTGCTATGAGAAGGTCATCAGACACCTAAGGTAAAGGTGGCATGATGTGCAAACACCATCCTGGGCTGACATTGAAGGGGGTTTGCAGGTGCCATGCATACAGTACAGGGTACATAAAAGACAGCTGCTGTCTACTGCCTCTAGGGTTAGCATCTTTTGGCccaatatttaatatatatatctatatatatctatctatatctatatatatatatatatatatatatatatatatatatatatatatatatatatatatacatgtgctATTTACATGCTGCCTCTCTGTGGAACTTGATGTGCTTCACATTCTGTGCAATCCAGCATACTGGATGCTAAAATATATGACATGTTTGTAttcatttaccgtatatacttgagtataagccgaccataATATAATCCgatgcacctaattttaccacaaaaaactgggaagacttcttgactcgagtataagcctagggtgagaatacaGCAGCtattgtaagtggaaaagagggtcaacaatgttcatttgcagcctcgctgtgtccaTCTGCTTGCCTCAGCCTCACTGTCCTCAATCATGTAACGCTGCATTTACTGTGGGGTTTTACAGGCATCTgcacaagtgaaaaaaaataaaaatggaaaatatatttttgctgcaTTCAGATAATGCAGAGaatacatgtataaatatatactgtaaattgcACTTCTGGAGTCATTATTTTTCTTGTAATGTACATCTACATGTTTTTATATACTAttactattttatatattatttaatgCATTGACTATGTTTAAACCTCTGGGATCCTTGCTCAGTGAGTTAGTGCTCTGTTTTTCTATTAACTTAGAAAACACTGTTCCTCTAGCTTCCAGTCTAGGTACATGATCTCTGGCTGTCAATCATGGTCTATATACAGGAATATACAGATCCTTAGTATAAATACACTAAACGGGGAcatctcaaatggtgacaggacagcttCCGGGTAGGTGGAGTAATTACACGCGGCGGGGTGCAGGAAGTGGCTTCCGCGCCTAGCAAAGGACGGTCTAGGGAGCACAAAGATGGCAGAACCATCACATCCGGCCGGACGAAACATCAACATCCGGCCGGATGTGAACAACCGACTGAAAGGGAGTACTAAGATGACGGAGACGCCATATCCGGCCTGGCGGGATGTAAACATCCGGTCGGCCGCGGACAGCGATCGCTGTGTTGGGGAGAAAAAGACACAGACTCTCTCTAAAACGGAGAAGAGCCatttacatttaaaatatataatatgtggGAAATATAAAAGGGGAAATAAAGGGGAATGAAGTCTAAAATGCACAGGCATAGGTTCCAGGTAGCAATATGGCGGCGGAAACCTTCCGGTCCGCACACTTCCGGGAGGAAGTTGGGAGGAAATTTCAAATCGCAAACAAAGTCAGAGGGCTATAAATATAGAGGTACAACAGAAGTACAGCAGCTTACTGCGGATGCAACATTGATTGCGAAACGCATATAGGCTGCTGATACCCACAGAACTGCGCGCTGATTGTGAGGTATGCGCTGGGGGAACCTAAGAGGAACAACTTTTACCTTCCTTTTTTGGATTGGCTTTGCATACATGGTTGGAGAAGCTTTGTTCCGGCATACGGGCACATttgaatgtgagtgcaatatctatttgtttttaaatagtcaatacattttttatgtactacaccatgaggggaACTCCTCTTTTTTATGAGCCATTGTAGGAGAGATAGAGACCCCATTGGCACATTCAAGGCATCTGGCGATTGGTGAACAGACGTGTaaaaggagtggttatcctgggaatgaaccaaaggcattttgattgattgagatctggtgagtggcttTTTCTAGCGGTGATGGGAATATCACAGAACGGGGTGTTATTATCACAAGAAGTGGTGTCATATCACAGAAAGTGGTGTCATTATCACAGAAAGTGGTGCTATTATCGCTGCATTATAAACCCACGGGAGAAGCACTTAAATGAATATTTAATCAGCACATTGGGACTTTAATGAATAGAGGATTCGTCTTGTATTCCTTTATCGAATTGTTATACACATATGTTATTTtaccatatatatttttctataatattgttatatttttctgGCCTTCGTGTAACACTTGTTTGCTTAGGATGGGCAGTCACTTTTTTACGTATTGAACAAGGGCACTACAGCACTTTATGAGCACTATGTTATAACTGTATAGACAGATTCACGCAAATTGTTTATAGGTCTAGGTCTCTGTTGGGTGCACTTATATTACCCATGAGAAGAATACCAGCATATTTGTGTATTTAAAGAGAGGTGTCGAGTGGGCGCAGGACGCCGGTGGGAGAACAAAGAGGGCGTGTTTCACTTTCATTGCAGGACCCCCCAAATTTCCATCTACATCTCCCCCCGGTGTTCCTCACACGCCACTCATTACACCCATCGGGGTCCGAGAACTCAGAGCCTCTTCATTTCGGCCAATTTCACTTCTGTATGCACCATGCCTGGCGATTTCTCCATGTGTCTGTGTCTCAGTCCACCTCCTCCACTACAGTTGCGTCGTCCATCTACAGGAACACTTCGACCATGCCTGGCTTCATTTCCTCGTCCCCCTGACACCCGTAAAAAGGGTGTAGTCTTTGCTGATGCCCTTGGACTAGCTCTTACTACTGTTCGCCATTTCTCACGCTCGTTCTTTGATGAGGATCCCCTGGTACTTGCATTGGCTTCCTTGCGAGTCTTGCGTCCTTTCTCCACCTCATCGTACACACTGGACTTTCAGCCTCCTGCTCATGACTATACTGGCTTCCAAGCTAAGCTCAACAAGCAGCAGGTATGCCTGGAGCAGTGCGCGGTCCAGGGGGCTGCGGTGGCAGGCACTATAAAAGTTCGTAACCTTGGCTATGAGAAACGGGTCACTCTAAGAGTGAGCTATGACCACTGGCAAAGCCACTATGACCTTCTGTGCTCTTATCTCCACGATCCGTATGGTGGACGGGAGACTGATATGTTTTCTTTCAGGCTTCCGCTGGCACCAGGCGCTCAACGTGCGGAGTTCTGTATCTCCTTCTGGTGCCAGGGCAAGGAATACTGGGACAACAATGAAGGTGAAAACTATGCAGTACACAAGGAGACCCAACATGGCAAAAACCTTCTTCAAAGGGTGTATTGGTGAAATGGGCCAGATTGGTATTTAGAACTATGAAGGTGCTGGTCCACTGAACAAGAGTAATGCATTATGTGTCGCCCCTTTTGTGGATCAAGAGGGGAAACTCCATTCTTTCAGCTGTAAGGATAGACTAGATGGAATGCTTATTTACTGATGTGTATGACAGGCAATGTGATTGTCATAGGCTTCTACTCTTAAGACTTGGCCACTTGATGACGACAAGCCAGTTAACTGAATGAGAGGGCCTACTCTCCCAAAagaacatatttatttataaatgtctTCACACAAGATTTTTCACAACTTTCACTCAGGATTCACTTTTTTCCCATTTGGGAAATGTGTGAATAAAAGTTATAAACCTCTAAGTTATATTGTATAAGCTGTTCATTAGCCTATGTGCATCTTACAATGACCATGTTGCCTTTTCACAGTGAATGTAGATATTTGTGGCTTGGTCACTATTTATTAAAGCCACAGAATGCCTCCTTTCTCTGCATGTGATGGGTTTGGATTcagtcacttttatttttttatatattattaaatgGGTGTAAAAAACACATGGTTGTCTTACCTGATCAGTAACACAACTTGTGCTAAAGCTCACTTCACCACTCCCTAGTGTTGAATAGTTGCAATTTTCACTCGATAagctgtaaatgatcacctttttTCTTCTGTATTTTTAACTATCTACCTTCTGGGTTGGGATTGCATATTGGCACAGTCTATTTTTTATCTCTAGTTTTATGGCATTCAATAAACATTCTCaaattttgcacaaaaaaaaaaaaaaaaaaaagagaggtgtCATATATTGATGATCAATAATCTAATCAGTACCTAGAAATAGGTAGtggtaaataaaagaaaaacgtaGGGGAGCGCAATTCACTCACCACACAATGCCAGAAGTATGGCAAGCAATAGGCGAGTCAGAAGCTCCGGTGCAAGAGGAGAACTATGATTTAATTGGTATTAATGAATCTTGGCTTCATTCTACACATGACTGGGCTAATGATATTCCTGGATATGCTCTCTTTCAGAAATACAGGGTAAAACGGAAGGGTGGTGGTGTCTGTTTCTATGTGATACATGATCTCAAAGCGAGTGTAAAAGAGGGCatagttgatggagagtgtgatgagtctgaagcattatgggtggaactgtacATTGGTGTGCCTACTACAACTattatcattggagtttgttatagacctccCAGTTTTAATGAGGAGGTAGAGACTCAGCTCATTGCATAGATATAAAGGGCTGGGAAAGTTATAATAATGAAGAATTTTAAATACCGGGAAATTGACggaagtaatggcactgctggaacAGTTAAAcagcaaaaatgtataaacctattacaagacaattttatggtccagtttattgaggccccaactaggattgacactctgctggacctggtaatctcaaaccatgcagggtagcagtgaccataacatgatttcatttaattttAGCTGAGATCGACAAACACACATGGGAAATATAAAaacacttaaagtgatactaaagtctaatgctttttctttaaaaataataaacatgttatatttacctactttgtgaaatggttttgcacagagcagcctggatcccgtttgcagtttgcgagaagccatgtgggggacacagcaaaatgctataacacatcaccctgaacacactgtgaaatatggtggtggcagcatcatgttgcggggatgcttttcttcaggcaGGGACAGGAAgctagtcagagttgatgggaatacGGATGGAGCcacatacagggcaatcttagaagaaaacctgttagagtctgtaaaagaattgagactggggcggaggttcatcaatggctggtgttggcacttcaatcatcaaggcaccatggttaatatggtgtcaggatgattgaagcacattatttctattattacattgttatataaaattaaatagttcaactcaccataattgcgaatcagtgggagccctaagCTTGTCACTTGCTGGATCGCCTGTTATCAGAtgcagtttgtcacttgccacagttGCCTGTcatcagatgcagattgtcactgccAGTGGCCAGTGACAGTATCACTGTTGTCCCAGAGTGAGGgctggcagtgagagatgatgtcatctctctgctgcttGCATCTGCACAGTAATGGCAGTCTTCTTTTAGATGCAGAAATGCAGTGAAGTGAGAGACGTCTCCagatttcatatttaggggggcacatggggggacagggacaaaagtaggggggccaactgtAAAATgcaactatatatacacacacacatatgaatacaaagtgtcttgaaaaagtattggtGGTTGCAgtcagggggaggggaggacagagtgggagcagtcaggtggaagggaggacagggtggatgcagccaggtggaggggaggacagcgtggatgcagccaggtggaggggagaacagggtgggagcagccaggtggaggggagggatcagccaggtggaggggaggacaggatggttgcagccaggtggaggggaggacaaggTGGATGCAACCAGGTGAAGGGGTGGGCAGGGTGGATGcaggcaggtggaggggagggagcagccaggtggaggggaggacagggtggatgcagccaggtggaggggaggacaggaggGATATAGCCAGATGAGGGAGGGACAGGGTGGATTCAGCCAGgtagagtggaggacagagtgggagcagccagttgaagggaggacagggtgggagcagctagGTGGAtgagaggacagggtggatgcagccaggtggaggagagggcagggtggatgcagccaggtggaggggaagacagggtgggagcagccaggtggaggggaggacatggtggatgcagccaggtgaaggggagggagcagccaggtggaggggaggacagagtggatgcagccaggtggaggggaggacagggaggatgcagccaggtggaggggaggtcaGGGTGGATGCagacaggtggaggggaggacagggtggatgcagccaggtggaggggaggacagggtggatgcagccaggtggaagcgAGGACagagtggatgcagccaggttgaggggggacagggtggatgcagccaggtggaggggaggaaagggcggatgcagccaggtggagtggaggacagggtggatgcattCAAGCAGAGGGGAGgaaagggtggatgcagccaggtggaggggaggaaatggcagatgcagccaggtggagaggaggacagggtggatgcagccacgtggaagggaggacagggttcaggcagccaggtggaggggaggaaagggtggaggcagccaggtggagtggatgaCTGGGtggtagcagccaggtggaagggaggaaagggcggatgcagccaggtggaggtaaGGAAAGGGTGGATGCAGCtaggtggaggggaggaaagggtggatgcagccaggtggaggggaggtaaGTTCTTACCTTAGAGGATAATAATATAATCACTGTGTCATGAACAAtctcggccactagatggcagcagcggCACTTTGGCGCGCGCGGGCGCGCGCACTCGCAATCGCGGCGCAATCGCGGCACACTCGCGCACCGTAAtgcgcacgggcgcgcgcaccagcggcggcagcgcgcgtgcacgtgaggacgccgttttggcgccaaactcgggttcaaaaggatcctgacccctgcactcattgctgacctgtctacagcgccccctgtgtcccttgtacccttgttcctgttatacctgattcctgatcacccggcttgtacctgtctctccctgcctgctgcctgccctgactacggatcgcctgaccattctcctgcctgacccactgtacttctgctgcccgcctgttgccgacTCTGCCTGGATTTGACTCTGCTGAACTTCCGCACCTGTACCGGATCCAATACCCATCAGCGGatccctctgctgggacttgtccccactggactacaatacaccttccccgctgttgctgcctcatctgcttcctgcatcttcacctgcctattgggtctgccagcctgcacctgcttccctacgctgtccgggacctctggagctcttctcagctcagcaccagcgctgcaaccggcactcgtgcaactctgtacccccgagccccctgtctgctctatcaggggtctcgtggtcagaggagcaagggcagccactccttgcacgtcgggctcgccaaccaggtacgtgacagtacaggtcagccatgtccgagcccgcgcagggagtggatcccaTGCAGGAACTCTGCCGTCACCTTGAGGGACTAACCCAGGCGGTCCGAACCCTGCAAGAGGGTTATACAAGATTGGAGAACCGCGTCCAGGCCTTATCAGTTCCAGCTCCCACTGCTGCAGCCGCCGGTAATGCCACCTCACCTTCTGTGATCATGTTGCCACCAGAGCCCAAGGTCCCTACACCGGAGAGGTTTTCAGGGGATCGGAGCAAATATCGTGCCTTCCGGAACGCCTGTGAACTATTCTTTGCCCTGCAGCCGAGGACCTTTTCCTTGGAGGCCACCAAGGTGGGGTTCGTGATCTCACTTCTATCCGGAGAACCACAGGCTTGGGCCCATCGCCTTCTGGAACAAAAGAGCACTTCCCTGGACACCCTAACCACCTTCTTTCAAGCTATGTCCTTGCTTTACGAGGATCCACATCAAGCTGCCACCGCTGAGGCCGCCCTACATGCCCTccaacagggtcgcagaccagcagaggactatgtgtcTGAGTTTCGAAGATGGAGCTCAGACACCAGCTGGAATGATTCGGCCCTTTGCTACCAGTTCCGCCTTGGCCTCTCGGATTCACTTAAGGACGAGTTGGCTCGGGTAGGTGTCCCTGAGACTTTAGACGCCTTAATTAATTTGGCAGTCCAGATTGACAGACGCCTGAGAGAACGCCGGTCTGAACGAACCACCGGTCCGTCACGTCCAGTCTGGATGTTGCCGCGGGTACCCTCCTTCGCCAACTCAGCTCCACCGGTCCCAATGACCTCTTCACCACCCGACACttcggaacccatgcagctggggctccTTCGTCCATCTCTTACCCCAGAAGAGCGCCAACGTCGAAGAAGCAATAATCTGTGCCTATACTGCGGGGAATCCGGACATTTCGTGAGATCCTGCCCGGCGAAGCTTCGTAAGTCCCTCTTTTTGTCGTCTGTCCATTTACCCGCTTTCCCCAAGAATTGCTCAACTCATCTGGCTGTCTCCGTTGTCTTTCAGCTCCCCGGAAGGAATATTCCGGTCCACGCCATAATTGATTCCGGAGCGTGCAGTGGTTTCTTGGACCAGTCCTTCGCCACCAGACACCGTATTCCTCTGCGTTCTAAGACTATTGGACTTTCTGTACATCTTGCAGACGGATCTGCCTTAAAATCCGGGCCGGTTGTCCAAGAGACTTTGCCTCTGGCTACAACAATTGCCGACATCCACCACGAACTTCTGTGCCTAGATATTATCGAGTCACCCATATTTCCTGTTATCTTAGGTATGCCGTGGCTACAAGCCCACAACCCACAGATCAACTGGCTCTCTGGGGAAATTACCCTCAACTCTCCTTACTGTCGTCAACATTGCCTGCAAGTATCACCCTCCTCGTCTCCCCTGCTCTGCATGGACTCTGACCCTGAAAGTCGTCAAGTTGTTCCTAGTGCATACCACAACTTCCTGGACGTGTTCAGTAAGAAGGGAGCTGAGACCCTTCCTCCGCATAGGGCCTACGACTGCCCGATAGAGCTCCTCCCAGGagctgaaattccctttgggagAATCTTCCCCTTGACAGGACTTGAGCTTGAGAACCTAAAAACTTACATTGATGAAAATCTCAGGAAGGGGTTCATTCGCCCATCCACCTCTCCGGCAGgggctgggattttttttgtagaGAAGAAAGACCACTCCCTCCGCCCCTGTGTGGATTACAGGGAATTGAACAAAGTGACTATTAAAAATCGGTACCCGCTACCCTTGGTACCTGAGCTATTCCAACGCTTGGGCGCGGCAGTCATCTTCACAAAATGGGATCTCCGCGGGGCATACAACCTGGTACGGATTCGTGAcggggacgagtggaagacggCCTTCCGAACCCGCTTCGGACATTTTgaatatctggtcatgccctttgggctttgtaacGCCCCTGCCACATTTCAACATTTTGTGAACGACATCTTCAGAGACTACCTCGACCTTTTTGTTATTGTgtacctggacgacatcctcatcttctccccttccctaaGCAAACATCGGGAACATGTGAGGTGTGTACTCGGCCGCCTACGGTTGCATGGACTTTATGCAAAACCCGAGAAGTGTGAGTTCGAGCGCCAGGACA
It encodes:
- the LOC120932499 gene encoding protein phosphatase 1 regulatory subunit 3C-like, translated to MPGDFSMCLCLSPPPPLQLRRPSTGTLRPCLASFPRPPDTRKKGVVFADALGLALTTVRHFSRSFFDEDPLVLALASLRVLRPFSTSSYTLDFQPPAHDYTGFQAKLNKQQVCLEQCAVQGAAVAGTIKVRNLGYEKRVTLRVSYDHWQSHYDLLCSYLHDPYGGRETDMFSFRLPLAPGAQRAEFCISFWCQGKEYWDNNEGENYAVHKETQHGKNLLQRVYW